One genomic segment of Paenibacillus sp. FSL H8-0332 includes these proteins:
- a CDS encoding GHKL domain-containing protein: MTHYNLTLVVCVVLVMCFQTQFFFASVFDKSARKPNRIIYFLIYGVLCFLYLVTPLSPIFSSGVALLMIFSMAQAYKVEMKTQVIFSMLYAVLMTVVSFISLYIFSMIDSVDYTSMDTGTGIDRQAFIKGLILSCIIMFPVIQIIRLISKRRSVSLPYRYYVMFLIVPLISTYQINILTVNSTKDFYYFFAILGFLFLNVMIVYIFDTITDKFQFMHENAQLQHQMNYQDANYEKTVHSFKSIKRIIHDTHQQFLYIEECIRRDDPAAALEHIKLTLNKVEDAYQRVNTGHLVVDALVTNTLNIGQANGIRIDTRLKLLSRELHIDRYDLCVVLGNMLDNAIEASKKVRLAEDRYILIQMHSSESALFIHILNHTAPETAPLQSRKPDPEYHGIGLTNISRICEKYGGNMTIEAGHREFNNMVVLPFSRESFI; encoded by the coding sequence ATGACTCACTATAATCTGACTCTCGTCGTCTGTGTGGTACTGGTGATGTGCTTTCAGACCCAATTCTTCTTTGCCTCCGTGTTTGATAAGTCCGCCAGAAAGCCTAACCGGATCATATATTTCCTCATCTACGGGGTACTCTGCTTTCTCTACCTGGTCACCCCGCTGTCCCCTATATTCTCCTCCGGCGTAGCCTTGCTGATGATCTTCAGTATGGCGCAAGCCTATAAGGTGGAGATGAAGACCCAGGTGATCTTTTCCATGCTGTACGCTGTGCTGATGACGGTGGTCAGCTTTATCTCGCTGTATATTTTCTCAATGATAGATTCGGTAGACTACACCAGCATGGACACGGGTACGGGGATTGACCGGCAGGCCTTCATCAAGGGACTGATCCTAAGCTGCATTATTATGTTCCCGGTGATTCAGATCATCCGGCTGATCTCCAAGCGGCGAAGCGTCTCCCTGCCCTACCGGTATTATGTGATGTTCCTGATTGTCCCGCTCATCAGCACCTATCAGATCAACATCCTTACCGTTAACAGCACGAAGGATTTCTATTATTTTTTTGCGATTCTCGGCTTCCTGTTCTTGAATGTGATGATCGTCTATATCTTCGATACCATCACCGACAAGTTCCAGTTCATGCATGAGAACGCCCAGCTTCAGCACCAGATGAACTATCAGGACGCCAACTATGAGAAGACGGTACACAGCTTCAAGTCGATCAAAAGAATCATCCACGACACCCATCAGCAGTTTCTCTACATTGAAGAGTGTATCCGGCGGGATGATCCGGCGGCGGCTCTGGAGCATATCAAGCTCACGCTGAATAAAGTGGAGGATGCCTACCAGCGGGTCAACACCGGCCATCTGGTGGTGGATGCGCTGGTCACGAACACGCTGAATATCGGACAAGCGAACGGCATCCGAATCGACACCCGCCTTAAGCTGTTGTCCCGTGAGCTTCACATCGACCGTTATGACCTGTGCGTTGTGCTGGGCAACATGCTGGACAATGCCATTGAAGCCTCCAAAAAAGTACGGCTCGCCGAGGACCGCTACATTCTGATCCAGATGCACTCCAGTGAATCCGCCCTGTTCATCCATATCCTAAATCACACAGCTCCGGAGACCGCCCCATTGCAGAGCCGGAAGCCCGACCCGGAATACCACGGCATCGGCCTGACCAATATCTCCAGAATCTGCGAGAAGTACGGCGGGAATATGACGATTGAAGCCGGGCATCGGGAATTCAACAATATGGTGGTCCTCCCCTTCTCACGCGAATCATTTATATAA
- a CDS encoding ATP-binding protein: MMNKNSRYYLKHLTLVVIYISLLLGMQRVWQQIFALPEQPSADAGVLDLRGWTFKHAHSLVLDGTWDFYPNRLVSESDIRSGTAGDAVPVKVPGNWKGAMSGSPLGYGTYALHILVDQPLDEPYTFWVQQIQASSKIEINGRTLQAMGQPAATKELYRPMAVPYYVHYLPPEGTKDLLVLIQTANYEHGEKAGISYSIRFGAQSSVQKERWYSTSFQLATIIILLLHALYVCILYLFDKEQPALLLFALMLIILAVSISADNDVLLFIVLPLNYTWGIKVKLLSYVWMVFFMLLLTYKFYSAQAVGRGFKVYSLLLLLYTLCLCILPIHIVLSNATIYFSLLYMLPPCWMFVLFGIMVYKQKKDVGFLTFIGSSIVSGVIWGTTVNSYRKNLPFYSVDILAAIVGFSAYALKQYTRRSNENKLLYEQLLQADKQKDRFLINTSHELRTPLHGMMSIAQSEYDKKRAASPEEDAGDLELLVRIGRQMSQLLDDLLDLTLLRENRMVLHPAPLSVHTIAAGVVDMLRYLTDGKNLTLHVSVSASLPRVWADEKRLIQILFNLIHNAVKWTENGGILVTAEEADGQLLVSVADTGAGMEEEALARIFLPYEQAGGQDRGGLGLGLGITRQLVELHGGSLTVESSLGEGSVFRFTLPLAHEAFFIDERFGRVEAVEAPDAANTGRSIRLRHKDDEPFLAGVPPPPSGLGTDEAVLRILAVDDDPVNLRVLSTILHEDIYQLTSVLSGQEALMRLEEESWDLLITDVMMPGMSGYELTRRVRERYPVSELPVLLLTARAMREEIYYGFQQGANDYVTKPVDSLELKYRVTGLARLKQTIDHSLRLEGAYLQAQIRPHFLFNALNSIATLSTIDICQMQQLIEAFSSYLRSSFDLMNTGRLVLLKQELSLVEAYLYIEQVRFGERLEVKWQRNYTGLLRVPPLILQPLVENAVRHGLLSLIEGGTLTIRIEKEGEQVRLTVQDNGKGMEQGQIERLLMKHKDKNSGIGIWNTNRRLIERYGQGLFIQSRPGFGTTVSFMIPLRPME; encoded by the coding sequence ATGATGAATAAAAATTCCAGATATTACTTAAAACATCTGACCTTAGTGGTTATATATATCTCTCTGCTGCTAGGTATGCAAAGGGTATGGCAGCAGATTTTTGCATTGCCGGAGCAGCCCAGTGCGGATGCAGGCGTGCTTGATCTACGCGGCTGGACCTTCAAGCATGCCCACTCGCTTGTCCTTGACGGGACATGGGACTTCTACCCGAACCGTCTGGTCAGCGAAAGTGATATCCGCTCCGGCACCGCCGGAGACGCTGTCCCAGTAAAGGTACCCGGCAACTGGAAGGGAGCGATGTCCGGTTCCCCCCTAGGCTATGGTACCTATGCCCTGCATATTCTGGTCGATCAGCCGCTGGATGAGCCTTACACCTTCTGGGTCCAGCAGATCCAGGCGTCTTCAAAAATCGAGATTAACGGCCGCACCCTTCAGGCTATGGGTCAACCCGCAGCAACTAAGGAACTATACCGTCCTATGGCCGTTCCCTATTATGTTCACTATCTTCCGCCGGAAGGAACGAAGGACCTGCTCGTCCTGATCCAGACTGCCAATTATGAGCATGGGGAGAAGGCGGGCATCTCCTATTCCATCCGTTTCGGCGCCCAGTCCTCGGTTCAGAAGGAACGCTGGTACTCTACCTCGTTTCAGCTGGCAACCATCATCATCCTTCTTCTCCATGCGCTATACGTCTGCATTCTGTACCTGTTTGACAAAGAACAACCGGCCCTCCTGTTATTTGCGCTTATGCTGATCATTCTGGCCGTCTCCATCTCAGCGGATAATGACGTCCTGCTGTTCATTGTGCTGCCGCTCAACTACACCTGGGGAATCAAGGTCAAGCTGCTGTCTTATGTATGGATGGTTTTTTTCATGCTGCTGCTGACCTACAAATTCTACAGCGCACAGGCTGTCGGCCGGGGCTTCAAGGTGTATAGCTTGCTTCTTCTTCTCTATACCCTGTGCCTATGCATACTTCCGATTCATATCGTTCTGTCCAATGCTACTATTTATTTCAGCCTTCTGTATATGCTCCCCCCCTGCTGGATGTTTGTGCTGTTCGGAATTATGGTCTATAAGCAAAAAAAGGATGTCGGATTCCTTACCTTCATCGGCTCCTCCATTGTATCGGGGGTAATCTGGGGAACAACAGTGAATAGTTACCGGAAGAATCTGCCCTTCTACTCTGTAGATATTCTGGCTGCGATCGTCGGATTCTCCGCTTATGCCCTGAAGCAATATACCCGGCGCTCCAATGAGAACAAGCTGCTCTACGAACAGCTGTTGCAGGCGGACAAGCAGAAGGACCGGTTCCTGATCAATACCTCGCATGAGCTGCGGACTCCGCTGCACGGCATGATGAGCATTGCCCAGTCGGAATACGACAAGAAGCGGGCAGCCTCTCCGGAAGAAGACGCGGGAGATCTGGAATTGCTGGTGCGGATCGGGCGGCAAATGTCCCAGCTGCTGGATGATCTGCTGGATCTCACTTTGCTCCGGGAGAACCGGATGGTCCTTCATCCTGCACCGCTGTCCGTCCATACAATCGCCGCCGGAGTGGTGGACATGCTCCGCTACTTAACAGACGGTAAGAACCTGACGCTTCATGTAAGCGTATCCGCTTCACTGCCGCGCGTGTGGGCCGATGAGAAGCGGCTGATTCAAATCCTCTTCAACTTGATACATAATGCAGTAAAATGGACAGAGAACGGCGGCATTCTTGTGACTGCCGAAGAAGCGGACGGGCAGCTGCTGGTTAGCGTGGCCGACACGGGTGCGGGGATGGAGGAAGAAGCCCTCGCGCGCATCTTTCTCCCCTATGAACAGGCAGGCGGACAGGACCGGGGGGGACTGGGTCTGGGCCTCGGCATAACCCGGCAGCTGGTGGAGCTGCACGGGGGCAGCCTGACCGTGGAGTCCAGCCTTGGGGAAGGCTCAGTCTTCCGCTTCACCCTGCCGCTGGCGCACGAAGCCTTCTTCATAGATGAGCGGTTCGGCAGGGTAGAAGCAGTGGAAGCACCGGATGCCGCGAACACCGGACGGAGTATCCGTCTGCGCCATAAGGACGATGAGCCGTTCCTGGCGGGGGTGCCGCCGCCCCCGTCCGGCTTGGGTACAGATGAAGCTGTCCTAAGGATATTGGCCGTTGACGATGATCCTGTTAATCTCCGGGTGCTCTCGACTATTTTGCATGAAGATATCTATCAGCTGACCTCTGTGTTAAGCGGGCAGGAAGCCCTGATGCGGCTGGAGGAGGAATCCTGGGATTTGCTCATTACCGATGTGATGATGCCCGGGATGTCCGGCTATGAGCTGACCCGCCGGGTAAGGGAGCGGTATCCGGTGTCAGAGCTGCCGGTGCTGCTGCTGACGGCGCGGGCTATGCGCGAGGAGATCTACTACGGATTTCAGCAGGGGGCTAATGATTATGTGACCAAGCCGGTAGACAGCCTGGAACTCAAATACCGGGTTACCGGACTGGCACGGCTGAAGCAGACCATCGACCACAGCCTGCGGCTGGAGGGGGCTTACCTTCAGGCGCAGATCCGCCCACACTTCCTGTTCAACGCCCTGAATTCCATCGCCACGCTCAGTACCATCGATATCTGCCAGATGCAGCAGCTCATTGAGGCCTTCTCCTCCTATCTGCGCTCAAGCTTCGACCTGATGAATACCGGCAGACTGGTTCTTTTGAAGCAGGAGCTATCGTTAGTAGAAGCCTACTTATACATCGAGCAGGTGCGGTTCGGCGAACGGCTGGAGGTCAAATGGCAGCGGAATTATACCGGACTGCTGCGGGTTCCCCCGCTGATTCTGCAGCCGCTGGTAGAGAATGCCGTCCGTCACGGGCTGCTCAGTCTTATAGAGGGAGGCACGCTGACTATCCGCATTGAAAAGGAGGGGGAGCAGGTCCGGCTTACGGTGCAGGACAATGGCAAAGGCATGGAGCAGGGGCAAATTGAACGCCTGCTGATGAAGCACAAGGACAAGAACTCCGGTATCGGGATATGGAACACGAACCGGAGGCTGATTGAACGCTACGGGCAAGGCTTGTTCATTCAGAGCCGCCCCGGCTTTGGAACCACCGTCTCCTTTATGATTCCTCTCCGGCCTATGGAGTGA
- the rfbF gene encoding glucose-1-phosphate cytidylyltransferase, with protein sequence MKVVILAGGYGTRISEETDVKPKPMIEIGDKPLLVHIMEHYASYGFDDFVICLGYLGHVIKKYFADFYLQSSDVSFDFGNGNQMTRHNRQLRNWKVTLADTGREAMTGGRIRQVHKYTGNEPFMLTYGDGIADVNVPELLDFHRSHGKLATVTAVQPIGRFGALDIKEDVRVTGFVEKPKGDEGWVNGGFFVLQPEVFSLIGGDSTVWEQEPLRELAARDELRAYKHHGFWQPMDTLRDKRYLEELWREGGLPWIRTK encoded by the coding sequence ATGAAGGTAGTCATTCTGGCCGGAGGCTACGGGACCCGCATCAGCGAGGAGACCGATGTGAAGCCCAAGCCGATGATTGAGATCGGCGATAAGCCGCTACTGGTGCATATTATGGAGCATTATGCTTCGTATGGCTTCGATGATTTTGTCATTTGTTTGGGGTATTTGGGCCATGTCATCAAGAAATATTTTGCCGATTTCTACCTGCAGAGCTCCGATGTCTCGTTTGATTTCGGCAACGGCAATCAGATGACCCGCCATAACCGCCAGCTGCGGAACTGGAAGGTAACACTCGCGGATACAGGCAGAGAGGCGATGACTGGCGGAAGAATCCGGCAAGTCCACAAATACACCGGCAATGAGCCGTTCATGCTGACTTATGGAGACGGTATTGCGGATGTCAATGTACCGGAGTTGCTGGACTTCCACCGGTCCCACGGAAAATTAGCGACGGTTACGGCTGTACAACCGATAGGCCGTTTCGGAGCGCTGGATATTAAGGAGGATGTCAGGGTAACCGGCTTCGTAGAGAAGCCCAAAGGTGATGAGGGCTGGGTGAATGGCGGCTTCTTCGTCCTTCAGCCTGAGGTATTCTCCCTGATCGGGGGCGACAGCACCGTCTGGGAGCAAGAGCCGCTCCGGGAGCTGGCCGCGCGGGATGAGCTGAGGGCTTACAAGCACCATGGCTTCTGGCAGCCGATGGATACGCTCCGTGATAAGCGTTACTTGGAGGAGCTGTGGCGGGAGGGAGGGCTCCCGTGGATAAGAACGAAATGA
- the rfbH gene encoding lipopolysaccharide biosynthesis protein RfbH, whose translation MPTEASTLREQILELTGQFYGSRWPGRSFVAGRDYVPVSGKVFDGEELINLVDASLDFHLTAGRYTAEFESRFSQIMGKKHTLLVNSGSSANLLAVAALTSPLLGERRLRPGDEVITVAAGFPTTVNPLIQHGLIPVFVDVELPTYNINTAQLDEALSPRTRAVMLAHTLGNPFDLASVKAFTDRHGLWLIEDTCDAVGSMYEGRPAGSFGDLATVSFFPAHHMTMGEGGAVLTSGARLKKIVESLRDWGRDCWCQPGADNTCGKRFDWTKGELPAGYDHKYTYSHIGYNLKATDMQAAIGVSQLEKLEGFHAARRRNFDYLKAALKPAEEWLILPQATPRSDPSWFGFPLTVREDAPLSRNEIVRKLEEARIGTRLLFAGNLLKQPAYSGVAHRMAAPLIQTDRIMNDTFWVGIYPGLTTEMLDYTAEVLLGLLKGKEVRR comes from the coding sequence TTGCCTACTGAAGCTTCAACCTTGCGCGAGCAAATACTTGAATTGACGGGCCAGTTCTACGGCAGCCGTTGGCCGGGCCGGTCATTCGTGGCAGGCCGGGATTATGTACCTGTCAGCGGTAAGGTATTCGACGGGGAGGAGTTAATCAATCTAGTTGACGCTTCCCTGGATTTCCATTTAACCGCAGGCAGGTATACCGCTGAGTTCGAGAGTCGTTTCTCCCAAATCATGGGGAAAAAGCATACACTATTGGTCAATTCCGGCTCTAGTGCGAATCTGCTTGCCGTCGCAGCACTTACTTCGCCGCTGCTCGGTGAACGGCGGCTGCGGCCGGGCGATGAGGTAATTACCGTAGCCGCAGGCTTCCCGACCACGGTCAATCCGTTGATTCAGCATGGTCTGATTCCGGTATTCGTGGATGTGGAGCTGCCTACCTACAATATAAATACGGCACAGCTTGATGAGGCGCTGAGTCCGCGTACCAGAGCGGTCATGCTGGCGCATACACTCGGCAATCCCTTCGATCTGGCCAGCGTTAAGGCATTTACGGACCGGCATGGACTGTGGCTGATTGAGGATACCTGCGATGCTGTCGGGTCCATGTATGAAGGTAGGCCAGCCGGTTCCTTCGGCGATTTGGCAACCGTCAGCTTCTTTCCTGCCCACCATATGACCATGGGTGAGGGAGGAGCAGTGCTGACTTCGGGTGCCCGCTTGAAGAAAATTGTCGAATCACTCCGTGACTGGGGCAGGGACTGCTGGTGCCAGCCGGGAGCCGACAATACCTGCGGCAAGCGGTTTGACTGGACCAAGGGCGAGCTGCCTGCCGGATACGACCACAAATATACGTATAGCCACATCGGCTATAATCTGAAGGCTACCGATATGCAGGCGGCCATTGGGGTCTCCCAGCTGGAGAAGCTGGAAGGGTTCCATGCTGCGCGCAGACGTAACTTTGACTATCTGAAGGCAGCGCTGAAGCCGGCGGAGGAATGGCTTATTCTTCCGCAAGCGACGCCGCGCAGTGATCCGAGCTGGTTCGGCTTTCCACTGACTGTGAGGGAGGATGCTCCCCTCTCACGCAATGAAATCGTGCGCAAGTTGGAGGAAGCGCGTATCGGTACCCGGCTCTTGTTCGCCGGTAACCTGCTCAAGCAGCCTGCGTACTCCGGTGTGGCACACCGGATGGCCGCGCCGCTCATTCAGACGGACAGGATCATGAACGATACGTTCTGGGTAGGAATCTATCCGGGACTTACTACGGAGATGCTGGATTATACTGCCGAGGTGTTGCTGGGCTTGCTGAAAGGTAAGGAGGTAAGAAGATGA
- a CDS encoding LytTR family DNA-binding domain-containing protein, producing the protein MYRVAICEDEEQQRELVKRILVGLSVKTDTEFEIELFPSGEDLISHYEQGGAPFHILILDVEMGGMNGIQAARRLRSQKHFDEQIIFLTSYPEYMVESFDVITFQYLIKPVAPQLLEEKILKLCDYFQAQTKKFMVIKSGYEEVVLRHDDIIGIEAAKSLTVKSKLNVITTTEIYETRGIIAEYASALRDSHFLQIHRSIIINLLHVHKFAGGSVLMSGGQEFPIGRSKIKEVKDFYTKFMIMKGSSYDSL; encoded by the coding sequence ATGTATCGGGTAGCGATATGTGAGGATGAAGAACAGCAGCGGGAGCTGGTGAAGAGGATTCTGGTCGGCTTATCCGTCAAGACAGATACCGAATTTGAAATTGAGCTGTTTCCTTCGGGAGAGGACTTAATCTCCCACTATGAACAGGGCGGAGCCCCCTTCCATATCCTGATTCTGGATGTGGAGATGGGCGGTATGAACGGGATTCAGGCGGCGCGCCGCTTGAGAAGCCAGAAGCATTTTGACGAACAGATTATATTCCTGACCAGCTATCCTGAATATATGGTGGAGAGCTTCGACGTGATTACCTTCCAGTATCTGATCAAGCCGGTCGCCCCGCAGCTCCTGGAGGAGAAGATCCTGAAGCTGTGTGATTACTTCCAGGCCCAGACTAAGAAATTCATGGTCATCAAGTCCGGGTATGAGGAAGTCGTCTTGCGACATGATGATATTATCGGGATTGAGGCGGCCAAGAGCCTGACAGTCAAGAGCAAGCTGAATGTGATTACCACCACGGAGATCTATGAGACCAGAGGGATTATTGCAGAGTACGCTTCAGCCCTACGCGACAGCCATTTCCTGCAGATCCACCGTTCGATTATTATCAACCTGCTGCATGTCCATAAGTTCGCGGGCGGCTCCGTGCTGATGTCAGGCGGGCAGGAGTTCCCCATCGGCCGGTCTAAAATCAAAGAGGTTAAGGACTTCTACACCAAATTCATGATCATGAAGGGCAGCTCCTATGACTCACTATAA
- a CDS encoding response regulator yields MLRVVLIDDERLALIQLESTLRALGSTIVTATYTNPLLAMSEAAGWEADIIFLDIDMPGLNGVEAARQLEECCPGSAIVFVSAHNSFALEAFEVSAQDYLLKPVSRERLSRTLQRIRSRKVNQDDTDKPGLLLIRCFNAIQFERGGIPIRDFRWRTSKAQELFAFLLYHHDRIVVKDKLIELLWPEASFKRASTHLYTAIYQIRQSLKRADIGLVISNASVGEGYMLESGDAQIDAVLWEEGVVSLDPVDDYNVAEHEELLKLYTGDYLGDYEYLWAESERQRLRNLSLQHATELADYYTVKDNITKAVNTYQRIVELHPYHEPGYLALMEFYNRLGELSFVQEQYEKLRSLLWRDLKLTPSAKVERWYANWKRLYT; encoded by the coding sequence ATGCTTCGGGTAGTGCTGATCGATGATGAACGACTCGCCCTGATTCAGCTGGAATCCACGCTCAGGGCGCTGGGATCGACCATTGTAACGGCAACCTATACCAATCCCCTGCTGGCTATGAGCGAAGCGGCCGGCTGGGAGGCAGATATTATTTTTCTTGATATTGATATGCCGGGGCTGAACGGCGTGGAGGCTGCGAGGCAGCTCGAAGAGTGCTGTCCCGGCTCAGCCATCGTATTCGTCTCCGCCCATAACAGCTTCGCGCTGGAAGCCTTCGAGGTTAGCGCGCAGGATTATCTGCTCAAGCCGGTCTCCAGGGAACGGCTGAGCCGGACCCTCCAGCGAATCAGGAGCCGGAAGGTCAACCAGGATGACACGGACAAGCCAGGCTTGCTGCTGATACGCTGCTTCAATGCTATCCAATTCGAACGGGGAGGCATCCCTATCCGGGATTTCCGCTGGCGCACATCCAAAGCCCAGGAGCTGTTCGCCTTCCTGCTATACCACCACGACCGGATCGTTGTGAAGGACAAGCTGATCGAGCTGCTCTGGCCCGAGGCCTCATTCAAGCGTGCCTCTACCCATCTGTATACGGCCATCTACCAGATCAGGCAATCTCTGAAAAGGGCGGACATCGGCCTTGTGATCAGCAATGCGAGCGTGGGTGAAGGGTATATGCTGGAGAGCGGCGATGCGCAGATCGATGCGGTACTGTGGGAGGAAGGGGTCGTCTCCCTGGACCCGGTCGATGATTATAACGTAGCGGAGCATGAAGAGCTGCTAAAACTCTATACCGGTGATTACTTGGGAGATTATGAGTACCTGTGGGCCGAGAGTGAACGGCAGCGGCTAAGGAACCTCTCCTTACAGCATGCCACAGAGCTGGCCGATTATTATACCGTCAAGGATAATATCACCAAGGCCGTCAACACCTATCAGCGGATTGTGGAGCTGCATCCCTACCACGAGCCGGGTTACCTGGCGCTCATGGAATTCTATAACCGGCTGGGTGAGCTGAGCTTCGTACAGGAGCAATATGAGAAGCTGCGCAGCCTGCTCTGGCGGGATCTGAAGCTCACTCCGTCCGCGAAGGTTGAGCGCTGGTATGCGAATTGGAAGCGTCTATATACTTGA
- the rfbG gene encoding CDP-glucose 4,6-dehydratase translates to MDKNEMTTAEFWKGRRVFVTGHTGFKGSWLTRWLTMLGASVSGYAWDRDEHKLFPLIGAAPEVHTVWGDVRNRQRLDAALREAAPEVIFHLAAQPLVRTSYQFPADTFEVNVMGTVNLLEAVASAVDSGTPVRAVVNVTTDKCYDNREWIWGYRETDPLGGYDPYSSSKACSELVTQAYRNSYFHPARYAEHGVAVATARAGNVVGGGDDSQDRLVPDCLRSFAAGLRPLLRSPAATRPWQHVLEPLSGYLLLAEKLVQVGAEYAAAWNFGPEEQSVHSVEKVAVRLAALWGEGAGIDIAGISGLHEAGELQLDSTRARRLLGWRSRWSVEQALQKTVDWHRALDAGQDMGNISEQQIREYMTQNL, encoded by the coding sequence GTGGATAAGAACGAAATGACCACGGCGGAATTCTGGAAGGGGCGGCGTGTCTTCGTGACCGGACATACCGGCTTCAAGGGAAGCTGGCTCACCCGCTGGCTGACGATGCTGGGCGCAAGCGTGAGCGGCTATGCTTGGGACCGGGATGAGCATAAGCTCTTCCCGCTGATTGGAGCTGCGCCGGAGGTCCATACGGTCTGGGGGGATGTGCGGAACCGGCAGCGCCTGGATGCGGCGCTGCGGGAAGCGGCCCCGGAGGTAATCTTCCATCTGGCTGCCCAGCCGCTGGTTCGTACCTCTTACCAGTTCCCTGCCGATACTTTCGAGGTAAATGTGATGGGAACGGTGAACCTGCTGGAGGCAGTCGCAAGTGCGGTAGATTCAGGAACACCGGTCAGAGCTGTCGTTAACGTTACGACAGATAAATGCTATGACAACCGCGAATGGATCTGGGGCTACCGGGAGACGGATCCGCTGGGCGGTTACGATCCTTATTCTTCCAGCAAGGCCTGTTCCGAGCTGGTGACGCAGGCTTACCGCAACAGCTATTTCCATCCGGCTCGCTATGCCGAGCATGGTGTTGCTGTCGCTACCGCCAGGGCTGGCAATGTTGTCGGAGGCGGCGATGATTCCCAGGACCGGCTGGTGCCGGACTGCCTGCGGTCATTCGCCGCTGGCTTAAGGCCGCTGCTGCGCAGCCCGGCGGCGACGCGGCCTTGGCAGCATGTGCTGGAGCCGCTTAGCGGCTATCTGCTGCTGGCCGAGAAGCTGGTGCAGGTGGGGGCGGAGTATGCCGCCGCCTGGAATTTCGGCCCGGAGGAGCAGAGCGTCCACAGTGTCGAGAAGGTGGCCGTCCGGCTCGCAGCACTCTGGGGAGAGGGAGCAGGCATTGATATCGCCGGTATCTCCGGGCTGCATGAGGCGGGCGAACTGCAGCTTGACAGCACCAGGGCCCGCCGCCTGCTGGGCTGGCGCTCCCGCTGGAGTGTGGAGCAGGCTCTGCAGAAGACAGTGGATTGGCACAGAGCGCTGGATGCAGGGCAGGATATGGGGAACATCAGCGAGCAGCAGATTCGCGAATACATGACACAGAACCTATAG
- a CDS encoding cupin domain-containing protein: MKLSFQPDGLLPNNPELPVLLYKGVLRDHPEDTEQIFNNNGWLNSWVNGVFPYHHYHSNAHEVLGVISGSASLQLGGDAGYTASVEAGDVVVLPAGTAHKKLTASPDFRIAGAYPGGMDYNTRRADPDDFAAALPEIREVPLPERDPVYGEAGPLLRLWK; encoded by the coding sequence ATGAAGCTCAGTTTCCAGCCGGATGGCCTGCTGCCGAACAACCCGGAGCTTCCGGTCCTGCTGTATAAGGGTGTTCTCCGGGACCACCCGGAAGACACCGAACAGATCTTCAATAACAATGGCTGGCTGAACAGCTGGGTGAACGGCGTCTTCCCCTACCACCATTATCACAGCAACGCACATGAGGTGCTGGGCGTTATCTCCGGCAGCGCCAGCCTCCAGCTTGGCGGAGATGCCGGATACACCGCCAGCGTGGAGGCCGGTGACGTTGTGGTGCTGCCTGCCGGGACGGCACACAAGAAGCTCACGGCTTCGCCGGACTTCCGCATCGCCGGCGCTTATCCCGGCGGCATGGACTATAACACCCGCCGGGCGGACCCGGATGACTTCGCTGCGGCGCTCCCCGAGATCCGCGAAGTTCCGCTGCCGGAGCGTGATCCCGTATACGGCGAGGCTGGGCCGCTGTTGCGGCTGTGGAAGTAG